One part of the Acidobacteriota bacterium genome encodes these proteins:
- a CDS encoding sulfite exporter TauE/SafE family protein: protein MFEFLIAGVQAPWILLVFTGFTVGIVGGFIGVGGGYMVTPALIVFGFPGYMASGIDMTHIAGKGIVSTVRHRQLGNVDWILALSMVAGTMFGVEEGIRLLGYFKHLGLSTVALLGASVLLMGTLFVYTLRETLRSHRRLTEMVREGKTLAREVSTSSLPRVFQGLPLAPLVRCRVARVIVSMWVIVLVGVITGVLAGFLGVGGGFIRVPALVYIVGASTHIAVGTDLVEIVFSGAYGCLRHSIEGNVDFVAVLFMLCGAMFGAQFGSIATAFVRGPAIRYMLAFSLALATLGAGLPLVNLLMGGKLAWLTAISVIITLGQMVFLCLFILSLVYFAYRANRGRWVPEWAVPLLVHNVTTGG, encoded by the coding sequence ATGTTCGAGTTCCTTATTGCTGGCGTTCAGGCGCCGTGGATCCTGCTGGTCTTCACCGGCTTCACCGTCGGCATCGTCGGCGGCTTCATCGGTGTCGGTGGCGGGTACATGGTGACTCCTGCACTGATTGTCTTCGGGTTCCCCGGCTACATGGCGTCTGGCATCGATATGACCCACATCGCTGGCAAGGGCATCGTGTCGACCGTCAGGCACCGGCAGCTGGGCAACGTGGATTGGATCCTTGCCCTCAGCATGGTGGCGGGCACGATGTTCGGAGTCGAAGAGGGGATTCGGCTGCTTGGCTACTTCAAGCACCTCGGGCTATCGACCGTTGCGCTGCTCGGCGCGTCGGTTCTCCTGATGGGCACGTTGTTCGTCTACACGTTGCGGGAGACGCTGCGATCCCACCGGCGGCTGACCGAGATGGTGCGCGAGGGCAAGACGCTGGCCCGCGAGGTCAGCACGTCGTCACTGCCCCGTGTGTTCCAGGGCCTGCCGTTGGCGCCGCTGGTCCGTTGCCGCGTCGCGCGCGTCATCGTGTCGATGTGGGTGATCGTGCTGGTCGGGGTCATTACGGGCGTGCTCGCCGGCTTTCTCGGAGTGGGCGGCGGGTTCATTCGTGTGCCGGCCCTCGTTTACATCGTGGGCGCCTCAACGCATATCGCGGTCGGCACAGACCTGGTGGAGATCGTCTTTTCCGGGGCCTACGGCTGCTTGCGGCACTCGATAGAGGGCAACGTCGACTTCGTGGCGGTCCTCTTCATGCTCTGCGGTGCGATGTTCGGAGCGCAGTTCGGGTCCATCGCGACGGCGTTTGTCCGAGGCCCGGCGATTCGGTACATGCTGGCCTTCTCGCTGGCGCTCGCCACTCTGGGTGCCGGGCTGCCGCTCGTCAATCTGCTCATGGGCGGCAAACTGGCTTGGCTGACCGCCATCTCGGTCATCATCACGCTCGGCCAGATGGTGTTCCTCTGTCTGTTCATTTTGTCGTTGGTCTACTTTGCCTATCGAGCCAACCGCGGCCGATGGGTACCGGAGTGGGCGGTTCCGCTGCTGGTCCACAACGTGACGACTGGCGGGTAA
- a CDS encoding sensor histidine kinase: MPDGSRDYAPLHRRLLRTMLATCLVPLLVVSGASYVQFQRYARQMVLDQQERVVLNHAHSIDAFVQRLQAELQAITDHYSLEELQSGELDRVFAVLQQGSGVYADLGIIDDRGNHLKYVGPYGLEGRNYGQTSWFELLRTRDLVISDLFLGYRGVPHFIIAVKRRIAGGYWILRASLSTDYISQLVESIRVGTTGEAFLLDRQGFYQTKTRWAGRLLDPSGFPFVGAHGGVRSAELTAGGRAYLYSDVWTAAGQWMLVVRQEKAEAFAPLQRAMWTSTIIILIGLVGVVVAALAISSWLVRHVREIDKQTDELHAQLTVSSKMAAVGEMATGVAHEINNPLANIETLRTWILDLVTDEGLAAQNVPEVIASARKIGDQVERCRLITHDLLRFSRRTDSGRVSTNLEGLVGEMIEMIEHRARSENVHFEIHPNPVPLPMLLMSSSKLQQVLLNILNNAVDAMEGKGGDVKVVIRRAGNTVRIAITDSGCGIAREHLPRIFEPFFTTKPVGKGTGLGLAVCYGLVQQMDGSLTVDSKFGVGSTFTLTLPMRPAEEGDAPGAGPSATGSPAIGGTLPAGSSS, translated from the coding sequence ATGCCCGACGGCAGCCGTGACTACGCGCCGCTCCATCGGCGCCTGCTCCGCACGATGCTGGCGACCTGCCTGGTCCCGCTGCTGGTCGTCAGTGGCGCGTCGTACGTGCAGTTCCAGCGCTACGCCCGCCAGATGGTCCTCGATCAGCAGGAACGAGTCGTCCTCAACCACGCCCATTCAATCGATGCCTTCGTGCAGCGCTTGCAGGCCGAGCTTCAGGCGATCACCGATCACTACTCGCTCGAGGAACTCCAGTCGGGCGAACTCGATCGCGTGTTTGCCGTGCTCCAGCAGGGGTCCGGTGTTTATGCCGACCTCGGCATCATCGACGATCGCGGCAACCACCTGAAGTACGTCGGACCCTATGGCCTCGAGGGCCGGAACTACGGCCAGACATCCTGGTTCGAGCTCCTCCGGACCCGCGATCTGGTCATCAGCGATCTGTTCCTGGGCTATCGCGGCGTGCCGCACTTCATCATTGCGGTCAAGCGACGGATTGCAGGCGGCTACTGGATTTTGCGCGCGAGCCTCAGCACCGACTATATCAGTCAGCTCGTCGAGAGCATCAGGGTCGGCACGACCGGCGAGGCGTTCCTGCTGGACCGGCAGGGCTTCTATCAGACCAAGACCCGCTGGGCCGGCCGCCTGCTCGATCCATCCGGATTTCCGTTCGTCGGCGCGCACGGCGGTGTCCGCTCGGCCGAACTGACGGCTGGCGGGCGGGCGTACCTGTACTCTGACGTCTGGACGGCCGCCGGCCAGTGGATGCTCGTCGTGCGGCAGGAGAAGGCCGAGGCGTTCGCGCCCCTGCAGCGCGCGATGTGGACGTCGACGATCATCATCCTGATTGGTCTGGTGGGCGTGGTCGTGGCGGCGCTGGCGATCTCCAGTTGGCTCGTCCGTCATGTGCGGGAGATCGACAAGCAGACCGACGAGTTGCACGCTCAACTGACCGTCAGCTCGAAAATGGCAGCCGTGGGGGAGATGGCAACCGGTGTCGCCCACGAGATCAACAACCCGCTCGCCAACATTGAAACGCTGCGGACCTGGATCCTGGACCTGGTGACTGACGAGGGGCTTGCCGCGCAGAACGTGCCGGAGGTGATCGCGTCCGCCCGGAAGATCGGCGATCAGGTCGAGCGGTGCCGCCTGATCACGCACGACCTGCTTCGCTTCTCGCGGCGGACCGACTCCGGGCGCGTCAGCACGAACCTGGAGGGCTTGGTCGGAGAGATGATCGAGATGATCGAGCATCGAGCCCGTTCGGAGAACGTCCACTTCGAGATCCATCCCAATCCAGTGCCGTTGCCGATGCTGCTGATGTCATCCTCGAAGCTTCAGCAGGTTCTGTTGAACATCCTGAACAACGCGGTCGACGCGATGGAAGGCAAGGGTGGAGACGTCAAGGTCGTGATTCGCCGCGCCGGGAACACCGTCCGAATCGCCATCACCGATTCCGGGTGCGGCATCGCCCGGGAGCACCTGCCGCGCATCTTCGAGCCGTTCTTCACGACCAAGCCGGTCGGGAAGGGCACGGGGCTGGGCCTGGCCGTGTGCTATGGGCTGGTCCAGCAGATGGATGGCAGCTTGACCGTCGACAGCAAGTTCGGCGTCGGCTCGACGTTCACACTGACCCTGCCGATGCGGCCTGCTGAGGAGGGCGACGCGCCTGGGGCCGGGCCCTCGGCCACCGGGTCACCCGCGATCGGTGGTACGCTACCGGCAGGATCCAGTTCATGA
- a CDS encoding response regulator — MSRPRLLLIDDEDAFRETVDKLLTFRGFDVSTASDGAQGMRAVLRGGIEIVILDVKMPGLDGIETLRELKRIQPDLEVIILTGHLLKSTEQEGLKLGAFAYLTKPCTVPDLVSVIGAALETRARRLAGPDSPPELPGSRPAS; from the coding sequence ATGAGTCGTCCTCGGCTCCTGCTCATCGACGACGAAGACGCCTTCCGGGAGACGGTCGACAAACTCCTGACCTTTCGCGGCTTCGACGTGTCGACCGCGTCGGATGGAGCGCAAGGCATGCGTGCGGTCCTGCGCGGCGGGATTGAGATCGTGATTCTCGACGTCAAGATGCCCGGCCTCGACGGAATCGAGACTCTTCGCGAGCTCAAGCGAATCCAGCCGGACCTCGAGGTCATCATCCTGACCGGGCATCTGCTGAAGTCGACCGAGCAGGAAGGGCTGAAGCTCGGCGCATTTGCCTACCTGACCAAACCGTGCACCGTTCCAGACCTGGTCTCCGTCATCGGGGCTGCGCTCGAGACGCGCGCCCGGCGTCTTGCCGGCCCGGACTCGCCTCCTGAGCTGCCAGGGTCGCGACCGGCTTCATGA
- a CDS encoding PEP-utilizing enzyme encodes MKTVWSRLVTFLEIIGLRRPEEIDYDSRLAELRLRYFHFRDLLAANHDLLEVVAAMELRLQRRSVVTLRWIRAQVVTALTSAHRMVAALNAVSGRRYQALDLVLTRLEQRLSSCRAMTEPDLPDDWIIPLDRLDRSALPLAGTKMAVLGEIRNVLRLPVPDGFVVTVAAFHRMIEAAGVADANPRGAGDPGGDDPSTGAEGARQRILNTLVPEEMAQRVLAAHQALAPGGEAPPLAVRSSAVEEDSEFSLAGQYLTLLNIRQPDLIDAYRQVVASAFGANAECYRREMGIDESDVAVAVGCLVLVEPLASGVAFSTDPIGTHHNSVLIHAGWGLGPSIVDGRIDPDVHVVSRDDGRITTHVSRKVVRLTSHPAGGVVEDEVPPGDQERPCLTEPEVATLARWAIELERHFGGPQDVEWALDRDRRLVILQSRPATAQAAATSRDVPAVKGAGLLLEGGMTASAGAGAGPVVAALPDDNLDDFPEGGVLVAVQSSPKFVRIMRRASAIVTDVGSAIGHMASLSREYGVPTIVGAGTATARLAPGSMVTVDATRCRVYAGRVDVLLEQAPAPPAARPESRGHSALEEIARFVVPLTLIDVRDDSFTPMACASLHDVARYVHERSFREMFGLSTLVGDFHAQSPILDVFLPIDLYIIDLGGGLAAPPGARKVRRREIVSAPFAALVDGMLHPSIPRFGPRAIDTKGLLDVFMRQALANPHEDDTLRDPCYAIISDRYVNLATRVGFHFSAVDAYAGGVASQNSVSFRFKGGAAGEVRRRRRVEAIALILRHLGFSTNVTADLVDANYRRHDLADTLRAVEMLGRLLQFMRQMDAAMTSDERVAEVADDFLAGRYGPDTPP; translated from the coding sequence ATGAAGACCGTCTGGTCGCGGCTGGTGACGTTTCTCGAGATCATCGGCCTCCGTCGTCCTGAAGAAATCGACTACGACAGCCGGCTCGCCGAGCTGAGACTCCGCTACTTCCACTTCCGCGACCTGCTGGCTGCCAATCACGACCTGCTGGAGGTCGTGGCGGCGATGGAGTTGAGACTTCAGCGCCGCTCTGTTGTCACCCTCCGCTGGATCCGCGCGCAGGTGGTGACCGCCCTGACGTCAGCCCACCGGATGGTCGCAGCCCTCAACGCCGTGTCGGGCCGGCGCTATCAGGCGCTCGATCTGGTGCTGACCCGTCTGGAACAGCGGCTGTCGTCGTGCCGCGCCATGACCGAACCCGACCTGCCTGATGATTGGATCATTCCGCTCGACCGGCTCGATCGATCCGCGCTGCCGCTGGCAGGCACCAAGATGGCGGTGCTCGGTGAGATCCGGAACGTGCTGAGGCTGCCCGTGCCCGATGGCTTCGTGGTGACGGTCGCGGCCTTCCATCGCATGATCGAAGCGGCCGGCGTGGCCGACGCGAACCCGCGCGGAGCGGGCGACCCAGGAGGCGACGACCCGTCGACCGGGGCCGAAGGGGCACGACAACGGATCCTTAACACGCTCGTGCCGGAGGAGATGGCCCAGCGTGTTCTTGCCGCCCACCAGGCGCTGGCGCCAGGCGGCGAAGCGCCGCCGCTGGCCGTGCGATCGAGCGCCGTCGAGGAGGACTCTGAGTTCTCGCTTGCCGGACAGTACCTGACGCTGCTGAACATCCGTCAGCCGGATCTCATCGACGCCTACCGCCAGGTGGTGGCCAGTGCCTTCGGCGCCAACGCGGAGTGCTATCGCCGCGAGATGGGGATCGACGAGTCAGACGTGGCGGTCGCCGTCGGGTGTCTCGTACTTGTGGAGCCGCTCGCGAGCGGCGTCGCGTTCTCCACCGATCCGATCGGCACCCACCACAACAGCGTATTGATCCATGCCGGCTGGGGACTGGGACCGTCAATCGTTGACGGTCGCATCGATCCCGACGTCCATGTCGTCTCCCGAGACGACGGCCGTATCACCACGCACGTGAGCCGGAAGGTGGTCCGCCTTACGAGCCATCCAGCCGGCGGGGTCGTCGAGGACGAAGTGCCTCCCGGCGACCAGGAGCGCCCGTGTCTGACTGAGCCGGAGGTCGCGACACTTGCCAGGTGGGCCATCGAACTGGAGCGGCACTTCGGCGGTCCCCAGGACGTCGAATGGGCCCTCGATCGCGACCGCCGGCTTGTCATCCTGCAAAGCCGCCCGGCAACGGCCCAGGCCGCGGCAACCTCCCGGGACGTGCCTGCGGTGAAGGGGGCCGGCCTGTTACTGGAAGGAGGGATGACCGCCTCTGCCGGCGCCGGCGCGGGTCCCGTCGTGGCGGCGCTCCCCGACGACAACCTCGACGATTTTCCCGAGGGCGGCGTCCTGGTAGCCGTCCAGTCCAGCCCGAAGTTCGTCCGCATCATGCGCAGGGCCTCTGCCATTGTCACCGACGTCGGCAGCGCCATCGGCCATATGGCGTCGCTTTCGCGCGAATACGGCGTGCCTACCATCGTAGGCGCCGGGACGGCGACCGCACGGCTGGCGCCGGGCAGCATGGTGACCGTGGACGCCACGCGGTGCCGCGTATACGCGGGCCGCGTGGACGTACTCCTGGAGCAGGCACCCGCTCCACCGGCGGCAAGGCCCGAGAGCCGGGGGCATTCGGCGCTGGAAGAGATCGCCCGGTTCGTCGTGCCGTTGACGCTGATCGACGTGCGTGATGACTCGTTTACGCCGATGGCCTGTGCCAGCCTTCACGATGTGGCCCGATACGTACACGAACGCTCGTTCAGGGAAATGTTCGGCCTCAGTACGCTTGTCGGCGACTTCCACGCCCAATCTCCCATCCTCGACGTCTTTCTGCCCATTGACCTCTACATCATCGATCTCGGCGGCGGGTTGGCCGCACCGCCCGGGGCGCGGAAGGTGCGACGGAGGGAGATCGTGTCGGCGCCGTTTGCCGCGCTCGTCGATGGGATGCTGCATCCCTCGATCCCGAGGTTCGGGCCGCGAGCCATCGACACGAAGGGCCTGCTCGATGTCTTCATGCGCCAGGCTCTGGCCAACCCCCACGAGGACGACACGTTGCGGGATCCCTGCTACGCGATCATCTCGGACCGATATGTGAATCTGGCGACCCGGGTGGGCTTCCACTTCAGCGCGGTCGACGCCTATGCCGGCGGCGTGGCGAGCCAGAACTCGGTCTCGTTCCGTTTCAAAGGGGGTGCCGCCGGAGAGGTGCGTCGCCGGCGTCGCGTCGAGGCCATCGCGCTGATCCTCCGCCACCTGGGTTTCTCGACCAACGTCACCGCCGACCTGGTCGATGCCAACTATCGCCGCCACGATCTTGCGGATACGCTTCGCGCCGTGGAGATGCTGGGTCGCCTGTTGCAGTTCATGCGCCAGATGGACGCGGCCATGACCTCAGACGAGCGTGTGGCCGAAGTGGCTGACGACTTCCTTGCCGGCCGGTACGGACCCGACACGCCACCCTGA
- a CDS encoding response regulator: MSSQVRVLLIDDETVFLDSMSKVLRARGYLVGVARDGAAGLEELGIHDYDVVVLDQRMPGMDGVTTLDHIRSTHPILPVIMLSGQAQMATAVDAMTHGAVDYLLKPALVEKLCERIQTAMEKKTLLEHLPR, translated from the coding sequence ATGTCCAGCCAGGTTCGTGTGCTACTGATCGATGACGAGACCGTCTTCCTCGATTCCATGTCGAAGGTGCTCCGCGCGCGCGGCTATCTGGTTGGCGTGGCCCGCGACGGGGCTGCCGGGCTCGAGGAACTCGGCATCCACGACTACGACGTTGTCGTGCTGGATCAGCGGATGCCCGGGATGGACGGCGTGACCACGCTCGACCACATTCGCAGCACCCACCCGATTCTCCCGGTGATCATGCTGAGCGGCCAGGCGCAGATGGCGACGGCGGTCGACGCCATGACCCACGGCGCGGTCGATTATCTGCTGAAGCCGGCGCTCGTCGAGAAGTTGTGCGAGCGGATCCAGACCGCGATGGAAAAAAAGACGCTGCTCGAACACCTGCCGCGCTGA
- a CDS encoding PEP-utilizing enzyme, whose amino-acid sequence MSGRDRWRPVEVRKDSRASLSLDYLTFKDLTTSNDELLETIADIECKLEGDTAFGMAYLRNRTVVCATHTYRMIICLDKLSSRRYQELHPAFASMQKRLEAILDRTRPASPGPPRLVYQLSEVDGSSAARVGGKSANIGEIRNRVPLPIPDGFAVSTDAFAAFLDHRRLGNDIRALQLNLEPEDPNGLHEVSQQAQQRIMSSDLPPELAEAILAGYDQLSRTIGYEPRVSVRSSAVGEDGEMSFAGQYTSVLNVDRAGLIEAYKEVVASLYSPQAMFYRGVHGIPDDDLPMGALCMTMVDAVASGVACSVDPNRAASDTMLISGAWGLGVGPVGGSVSPDTWVVSRTGDPTILTRRLGWKETRIDPSAGGGVAPTAVPAGDCQHFSLSDVQVQDLARLVGQIESHYHCPQEIEWALDRQGQFVLLQTRPLQTTAEERPAAVLDGEIDGHRLLLTGAAASRGCGSGVVHRFTERDDPATFPDGAVLVTRHSSPQFVKVMDRASAIVTDIGATTGHMASLAREFGVPAVLDTRNATRMLAEGVVVTVDANGGGVYEGRVERLLASSGGAQRRSVVGTPIHTILREVATVIVPLALTDPRSPQFHPRECRSFHDIARFVHEKAFEEMFRMSDRVTSASEKATRLDERLPYLVYLIDIGGGLRRAPSPCVRLEDIRSEPMRALLQGMMHPELRWWEPRPISMSGFLAVATESMLSPGGGDGQRRLGDRSYAIVAEAYCNFSSRVGYHFAAVDAYCSESRSRNYVSFRFKGGAADDGRRARRCELIGEILRRLDFQIEWNGDLVNARLLKFPRDATLRRIDQIGRLIVATRQLDMRLGPGTPIAWYVDAFFAENYLFEPPGREMPSGQASASREP is encoded by the coding sequence TTGTCCGGACGGGATCGGTGGCGTCCGGTCGAGGTCCGGAAAGACTCGAGAGCCTCGCTGTCGCTGGACTACCTGACCTTCAAGGACTTGACGACGTCCAACGACGAGCTCCTGGAGACCATCGCCGACATCGAATGCAAACTCGAGGGTGATACCGCGTTTGGCATGGCGTACCTCCGGAATCGAACCGTCGTCTGCGCGACGCACACCTACCGGATGATCATCTGCCTCGACAAGCTCTCATCGCGACGGTACCAGGAGCTGCACCCGGCCTTCGCGTCGATGCAGAAGCGCCTGGAAGCCATCCTGGACCGCACGCGGCCGGCCTCGCCAGGCCCGCCGCGTCTGGTCTATCAGCTGTCGGAGGTCGACGGCTCGTCAGCCGCGAGAGTCGGCGGGAAGAGCGCGAATATCGGCGAAATCAGGAACCGCGTGCCACTGCCGATCCCCGATGGGTTCGCGGTGTCCACCGATGCGTTCGCCGCCTTCCTGGACCACCGGCGGTTGGGCAATGACATCCGGGCTCTCCAGCTGAATCTTGAACCTGAAGACCCCAACGGCCTGCACGAGGTCAGCCAGCAGGCCCAACAGAGGATCATGTCGAGCGATCTGCCCCCGGAACTGGCGGAGGCGATTCTCGCAGGCTACGACCAGCTGAGTCGGACCATCGGGTACGAGCCTCGCGTGTCGGTGCGATCCAGCGCGGTTGGCGAAGACGGAGAGATGTCGTTTGCCGGCCAGTACACCAGCGTGCTCAACGTCGATCGGGCGGGACTGATCGAGGCCTACAAGGAGGTCGTGGCCAGCTTGTACTCTCCCCAGGCGATGTTTTACCGCGGCGTGCACGGCATCCCGGACGACGACCTCCCCATGGGTGCGCTCTGCATGACCATGGTCGACGCCGTTGCCAGCGGTGTCGCCTGCTCGGTCGATCCCAATCGGGCCGCGTCCGACACGATGCTGATCAGCGGAGCGTGGGGTCTCGGTGTGGGTCCGGTGGGCGGCTCTGTCAGTCCGGACACGTGGGTGGTGTCGAGGACCGGAGATCCGACAATCCTGACAAGGCGTCTGGGCTGGAAAGAGACGCGGATCGACCCGTCGGCCGGCGGGGGCGTAGCGCCCACGGCGGTCCCGGCGGGAGACTGCCAGCATTTCAGCCTGTCGGACGTCCAAGTGCAGGACCTGGCCCGCCTGGTTGGGCAGATCGAATCGCATTACCACTGTCCTCAGGAGATTGAGTGGGCTCTCGACCGACAGGGACAGTTTGTGCTGCTGCAGACGAGGCCCCTGCAGACCACCGCCGAGGAGCGACCGGCGGCGGTGCTGGACGGCGAGATCGATGGCCATCGACTCCTGCTCACGGGCGCCGCGGCGTCGCGGGGCTGCGGAAGCGGCGTGGTCCATCGGTTCACGGAGAGAGACGACCCCGCAACGTTTCCGGACGGCGCGGTTCTGGTGACTCGGCATTCGTCTCCGCAGTTCGTCAAGGTCATGGACCGTGCCTCCGCCATTGTGACCGACATTGGCGCCACGACCGGGCACATGGCGTCACTGGCGAGGGAATTTGGCGTGCCCGCGGTGCTCGACACACGCAACGCCACGCGGATGCTCGCCGAGGGTGTGGTCGTCACCGTGGACGCCAACGGCGGCGGAGTGTATGAGGGGCGCGTCGAACGCCTGCTGGCCTCCAGCGGCGGGGCCCAACGGCGGAGCGTCGTGGGAACCCCGATTCATACGATTCTGCGCGAGGTGGCCACGGTGATCGTGCCACTGGCGCTGACCGATCCCCGCAGCCCGCAGTTCCACCCGCGCGAGTGCCGGAGCTTTCATGACATCGCGCGGTTCGTCCACGAAAAGGCGTTCGAAGAGATGTTTCGCATGAGCGACCGCGTCACCAGCGCGAGCGAGAAGGCGACCAGGCTGGACGAGCGGCTGCCTTACTTGGTGTACCTGATCGATATTGGAGGCGGACTGCGCCGGGCGCCGAGCCCGTGCGTGCGACTGGAGGACATCCGCTCCGAGCCCATGCGCGCCCTGCTGCAAGGCATGATGCACCCGGAACTGCGCTGGTGGGAGCCCCGGCCGATCTCCATGTCGGGGTTTCTGGCGGTCGCCACCGAATCCATGCTCTCACCAGGCGGAGGCGACGGACAGCGGCGGCTCGGCGACCGGAGCTACGCCATCGTCGCCGAGGCGTACTGCAACTTCAGTTCGCGCGTCGGGTACCATTTCGCCGCCGTCGACGCGTACTGCTCCGAGTCGCGGTCCCGCAACTACGTCAGCTTCAGGTTCAAGGGCGGTGCCGCCGACGATGGGCGTCGCGCCCGGCGGTGTGAACTCATCGGCGAGATTCTCAGGCGTCTGGATTTTCAGATCGAGTGGAACGGCGATCTGGTGAACGCTCGACTGCTGAAGTTCCCGCGCGATGCGACGCTCCGGCGGATCGACCAGATCGGACGTCTGATCGTCGCCACACGCCAGCTCGACATGCGCCTCGGACCCGGCACGCCGATTGCGTGGTACGTCGATGCGTTTTTCGCGGAGAACTACCTGTTCGAGCCACCTGGCCGCGAGATGCCGTCCGGGCAGGCCTCGGCCTCGCGCGAACCGTAG
- a CDS encoding response regulator: MRVVKLLLVDDEARFVETLSKRLTARGFEVEGALGGPQALELLRTRPVDVVLLDVWMPGMDGLEVLKEIRRLHPSVRVVLVSGNASITAAVEGIRLGASDYLLKPVDIEDVLVKVEEAFEKKTIEEADGAS; encoded by the coding sequence ATGAGAGTCGTGAAACTGCTGCTGGTCGATGACGAGGCAAGGTTCGTCGAGACGCTCTCGAAACGGTTGACAGCCCGCGGGTTCGAGGTGGAAGGCGCCCTTGGCGGACCGCAGGCACTCGAACTGCTCCGCACGCGGCCAGTTGACGTCGTGTTGCTCGACGTATGGATGCCGGGCATGGACGGACTCGAAGTGCTGAAAGAGATCCGGCGACTGCACCCCTCGGTGAGGGTCGTGCTCGTGAGCGGCAATGCCTCGATCACGGCGGCCGTCGAAGGGATCCGGCTCGGCGCGTCCGACTACCTGCTCAAGCCTGTCGACATCGAAGACGTCCTGGTCAAGGTCGAAGAGGCGTTCGAGAAGAAGACCATTGAGGAAGCGGACGGGGCCAGTTGA
- a CDS encoding ATP-binding protein: MNDIRSSNLWRSPTHPDVRNVIWASVVPSLALFLLVVMLTFFAGTASESRLMPLALAGCVASAAASTLVAIRLSRQLREVVRQRDAFYQEFARLSKLASLGEASCSIAHDLNNPLAIMNEEAGWMQDLLNGAESDDAVTRSEFSASVEQLRMQIGRCREIARRMLTWTRDPEEPPGQVDINTLLTKTLYLVETDLVATGVRVIKHLDGTLPLVQGHAAELRQVLLHLMKNALDAMKGAGGTLTITTARSGDAVRASISDTGPGIAPDLLGRIFEPFFTTKAQEQGAGLGLTISTWIVQRSGGRIDLDNAPGQGCVFHVTLPAARPGVSPPSAGGAHESRETAAGR; the protein is encoded by the coding sequence GTGAACGACATCCGATCTTCCAACCTATGGCGGTCGCCGACTCACCCCGACGTCAGGAACGTCATCTGGGCGTCGGTCGTGCCGTCGCTGGCGCTCTTCCTGCTCGTCGTCATGCTGACCTTCTTCGCGGGCACCGCGTCGGAAAGCCGGTTGATGCCGCTCGCGCTTGCGGGGTGCGTGGCCTCTGCCGCGGCTTCGACGCTGGTGGCCATCCGTCTCTCACGCCAACTGAGAGAAGTGGTGCGGCAGCGGGATGCCTTCTACCAGGAATTCGCGCGGTTGTCGAAACTGGCGTCGCTCGGTGAGGCGTCCTGCAGCATCGCACACGACCTCAATAACCCGCTGGCGATCATGAACGAAGAGGCGGGCTGGATGCAGGATCTCCTCAATGGCGCGGAGTCGGACGACGCGGTGACCCGCAGCGAGTTCTCGGCGTCGGTCGAGCAGTTGCGGATGCAGATCGGCCGCTGCCGAGAGATTGCCCGCCGAATGCTCACCTGGACCCGGGACCCCGAGGAGCCGCCGGGCCAGGTCGACATCAACACTCTGCTGACCAAGACCCTGTACCTCGTCGAAACCGATTTGGTCGCGACCGGCGTCCGTGTGATCAAGCATCTCGATGGCACGTTGCCGCTGGTGCAGGGACACGCCGCCGAATTGCGACAAGTGCTGCTCCATCTGATGAAGAATGCTCTCGATGCCATGAAGGGTGCCGGCGGCACGCTGACGATTACGACCGCGCGATCGGGCGATGCGGTGCGGGCGAGCATCTCGGATACCGGACCGGGCATCGCTCCGGATCTGCTCGGGCGGATCTTTGAACCGTTCTTCACCACCAAGGCCCAGGAACAGGGCGCCGGCCTGGGACTGACGATCAGCACGTGGATTGTTCAGCGAAGCGGCGGCCGGATCGATCTCGACAACGCGCCGGGGCAGGGATGCGTGTTCCACGTGACACTGCCGGCGGCCCGGCCGGGCGTGTCACCCCCGAGTGCAGGAGGAGCCCATGAGAGTCGTGAAACTGCTGCTGGTCGATGA